The Ralstonia sp. RRA DNA segment CAGTGGATGGTAAGCCAGCTCACCTACAAGATGCTGTATCTGCACCACACCGGTCAGGATCCGACGGTGCCTCCGCGCGCATTGCGGGTGCAGAAAGAGCGGGTGAAGGCGCAGGTGTCGGCGTTGCTCGATGCCGGGCGCTCTTACGCCGATGTGCGCTTGACTGACCTGCGCTTCGACGGTGACAGCGCAGGCCTGGCAAGCTAGGCGGATTACTCCTCGTCGTCTTCCTCTGAATCGAGGAAATCGCGGCGGGTCAGCCAGTCGGCGATGGCTTCGTCGCAGGCGTTCTTCAGCTTGGCCTTGTTGTCCACTTTGTCGAACAGCGTGAAGTTCATCAGCGCCAGGCCCAAGTCGGTGATGTAGAACATCCGCTTGGGGTTTTCGAAGTGGACGATGCGGCCGTCGATATCGCCGTCGTCTTCCGGCTCGGCGGGCATGTCTTCGAGTTCCACCACACGGCACGTGAAGCGCGGCGAACGCGTGTGCGTGAGGTACTCGAATTCATCGTGCGACACTTCGCCGGACGGTGTGACGGCAATGGCGAACCCCCAGATAAAGCGCGGGGTCGGCAGATCCGACAGCTCGTCGATTTCATCCATCCTTGTTTCTCCAATCTGATGATGGCTTCTACTAACGGCACATTATCGCGCATGAACAGCACATTCGGGCGCAGTACGGAAAGCACAATGTCGTACTGCCTTGCGCGGTGCTCGTATGACTGATTCGCGTATTCATCAGGTTGTTGACGGTTTGGCGGCCCGCAACGCCCTTGATGCCGCAGCTTTGGTGCCCTGGATTGTTGCAGGGCAGCGCGTCGGTTTGCTGGATGGCGAGCGCGCCGCGCTGCTTGGGCGCTGGCCGCAGTGGTTCGAGGTATCGGCAGGTCGGGTCGATTTGCGCAGCACCCTTGCCACCGAGGGCGAACGCACCGCCGCATTGGCCGAGGTGATTGCGCGCTTGGCCGAGGAGGGGCACGTACGTGGCTGGCGCGACGAGCAATTCGCCGTCAATACCGGCTGGGGCACGCCTGCACTGGCGCTGGTCGAACGCGCAGCCGCGCGCTTTTTCGGCATCCGGACTTACGCCGCCCACATGAACGGCTTGATCGACGGCCCAGAGCCAATGCTCTGGCTGGCCCGCCGTGCCAGCACCAAGCCGATCGACCCCGGTATGTGGGACAACCTCGTCGCCGGCGGTATCGGCCATGGGTTCGACGCCCGCGGCGCGCTGGAAAAAGAATGCTGGGAAGAGGCGGGCATCGGTGTCGATCTGGCGGCCCGGCTCGTGCCGCGCGGCACGATCGACGTCCTGCGCGCCGTGCCCGAAGGTATCCAGAACGAGACCCTGTTCGCCTTTGACCTGACGCTGCCCGCCAGCTTCACCCCTGCCAATCAGGACGGCGAGGTGGCAGGCCACCTGCGCGCCAGCCCCGACGCCGCGCTTGATATCATGGCGAATTGCGCGATGACGGTGGACGCCACGCTCGTCACCCTCGGTGCCCTGGCGCGCTTGATTCCGTCCCTTGTGCCGCAACGGTTCGCGCCTGACAACAATACGTAAAACGCTTCATGAGTCACTCCGGTTTCATCCTCACCCTGTCCTGCCCGGACCAGCCCGGCATCGTTCATGCCGTGTCCGGCCTGTTGTTCGAGCAGGGCTGCAACATCCTCGATTCCGACCAGTACGGCGACGAGTTCACCAACCGCTTCTTCATGCGCGTGCATTTCGTGCCGCAGGGCCAGCCGCTGGACCTGCAAACGCTGCGCGACCGCTTTGCACCCATCGGTGATCGTTTCTCGATGCAGTGGGGCATGTTCGACGCCGCGATCAAGCCGCGCGTGATGATCCTGGTCTCGAAGATCGGTCATTGCCTGAACGACCTGCTGTTCCGCGCCCGCGCAGGCCAACTACCGATCGAGATCGCTGCGATCGCTTCGAACCACCGCGATTTCTATCAACTGGCTGCGTCGTACGACGTGCCGTTCATGCACTTGCCGCTGCTGCAAGCGACTGACGCACAGAAAGCGCAGCAAGAAGCCCGCATCTGGGAAATTGCCCAGGAGCAGCAGATCGATCTGGTGGTGCTCGCGCGCTACATG contains these protein-coding regions:
- a CDS encoding DUF4743 domain-containing protein, with amino-acid sequence MTDSRIHQVVDGLAARNALDAAALVPWIVAGQRVGLLDGERAALLGRWPQWFEVSAGRVDLRSTLATEGERTAALAEVIARLAEEGHVRGWRDEQFAVNTGWGTPALALVERAAARFFGIRTYAAHMNGLIDGPEPMLWLARRASTKPIDPGMWDNLVAGGIGHGFDARGALEKECWEEAGIGVDLAARLVPRGTIDVLRAVPEGIQNETLFAFDLTLPASFTPANQDGEVAGHLRASPDAALDIMANCAMTVDATLVTLGALARLIPSLVPQRFAPDNNT
- the purU gene encoding formyltetrahydrofolate deformylase, yielding MSHSGFILTLSCPDQPGIVHAVSGLLFEQGCNILDSDQYGDEFTNRFFMRVHFVPQGQPLDLQTLRDRFAPIGDRFSMQWGMFDAAIKPRVMILVSKIGHCLNDLLFRARAGQLPIEIAAIASNHRDFYQLAASYDVPFMHLPLLQATDAQKAQQEARIWEIAQEQQIDLVVLARYMQILSDDLCRKLEGRAINIHHSFLPSFKGAKPYYQAHERGVKLIGATAHYVTADLDEGPIIEQEIERVDHSMDPEQLTAVGRDVECVALARAVKWHAEHRILLNGHKTVVFK